A genomic window from Desulfovibrio legallii includes:
- a CDS encoding BMC domain-containing protein has translation MSTMTDALGMIETRGLVGAVEAADAMVKAANVTLIGKEQVGSGLVTVMVRGDVGAVKAATDAGAAAASRVGELVSVHVIPRPHEEVEMILPKRR, from the coding sequence ATGAGCACAATGACGGATGCCCTGGGCATGATCGAAACCCGCGGCCTGGTGGGCGCGGTGGAGGCCGCCGACGCCATGGTCAAGGCCGCCAATGTGACCCTGATCGGCAAGGAGCAGGTGGGCTCCGGCCTGGTCACGGTGATGGTGCGCGGCGATGTGGGGGCCGTGAAGGCCGCCACGGACGCGGGCGCGGCCGCCGCCTCCCGCGTGGGCGAGCTGGTGAGCGTGCATGTCATTCCTCGCCCGCACGAAGAAGTGGAAATGATCCTGCCCAAACGCCGCTAA